In Dunckerocampus dactyliophorus isolate RoL2022-P2 chromosome 14, RoL_Ddac_1.1, whole genome shotgun sequence, one DNA window encodes the following:
- the ddx43 gene encoding probable ATP-dependent RNA helicase DDX43, giving the protein MSDWEEDDTEHAAKLVPTKWKPPTDVPQIGNVSFGVRNRNKFGAWTQNGDDHGGGRFGCQSRLNEGRSFTRRSEQGNPGRRSFGDSSPVTIAVENGLVGRVIGRGGAKIRELEKTTGASIKINKGEYAGEVVIFGSPVAQQKAKEMIEELVADGNSRFHSASSRGGGGGRRAGSVWSSSQLEASAVAPPRVSIDWSSIRENKQKYEELKWKDLPPMKKKFYAEAESVSLLTSEEVSNWRKENNNIFVDDLTDSGKKRSIPNPCRTFLEAFELYPEIMANIERVGFIKPTPIQSQAWPVLLSGEDLIAIAQTGTGKTLAYLLPGFIHMDGQPVPCCEREGPGMLVLTPTRELALQIEEECSKYRYKGYKSICIYGGGDRRGQIDLVKGGVDIVIATPGRLNDLQMNELISLHSITYLVLDEADRMLDMGFEPQIMKILLDIRPDRQTVMTSATWPTSVRRLAKSYLKNPMMVYVGTLDLAAVGTVQQTVLVVHEEDKKSYLFGFIRNMLPEDKVLVFVGKKLICDDLSSDMCLHGLAVQSLHGDREQWDREEALKDFKEGRVRILVATDLASRGLDVHDITHVFNFDFPRNIEEYVHRVGRTGRAGRSGAAVTLVTRDNWRMAPELIPILERSGQEVPVELVQMADRYEKHKREKEMYSPRDGGGRGRGGRDGGRGGRDCSHNWGL; this is encoded by the exons ATGTCGGATTGGGAGGAGGATGACACCGAGCACGCAGCAAAACTGGTTCCGACTAAATGGAAGCCTCCGACTGACGTTCCTCAAATTGGAAATGTTTCGTTCGGTGTACGAAATAGAAACAAATTCGGAGCTTGGACGCAGAATGGAGATGACCATGGCGGCGGGAGGTTTGGCTGCCAAAGTCGGCTAAATGAAGGCCGCTCTTTTACCCGGCGTTCCGAGCAAGGAAACCCGGGACGGCGCTCTTTTGGGGACTCATCACCTGTCACCATCGCCGTGGAAAATGGCTTGGTGGGAAGAGTCAttg GTCGTGGAGGAGCCAAAATCCGTGAACTAGAGAAGACAACTGGTGCAAGTATAAAG ATTAATAAGGGGGAGTATGCAGGCGAGGTGGTCATCTTTGGATCTCCTGTTGCCCAGCAGAAGGCCAAAGAGATGATAGAAGAGCTGGTGGCAGACGGCAACTCTCGATTCCACAGTG CTTCCTcaagaggaggaggtggaggcagAAGGGCTGGTTCCGTCTGGTCCAGTTCACAATTAGAGGCTTCAGCTGTGGCCCCGCCACGTGTGTCCATAGACTGGAGCAGCATTCGAGAGAACAAGCAGAAGTATGAAGAGCTGAAGTGGAAAG ACTTGCCACCCATGAAGAAAAAATTTTATGCAGAGGCTGAGAGCGTTTCCCTCCTCACATCAGAAGAAGTTAGTAACTGGAG GAAGGAGAacaacaatatttttgtagatgaCCTAACAGACAGCGGGAAGAAGCGCTCTATCCCCAATCCCTGTCGGACATTTCTGGAGGCCTTTGAGCTTTATCCAGAGATCATGGCGAACATCGAGCGGGTTGGCTTCATCAAGCCAACCCCCATTCAG TCTCAGGCGTGGCCAGTGCTGCTGAGCGGGGAGGACCTGATCGCAATCGCTCAGACAGGAACGGGGAAGACTTTGGCCTACCTGCTGCCGGGATTCATCCACATGGATGGACAGCCCGT TCCTTGCTGTGAGCGGGAGGGCCCAGGCATGTTGGTGCTGACTCCCACCAGAGAGCTGGCCCTACAGATTGAAGAGGAGTGCAGCAAGTATCGCTACAAAGGCTACAAGAG CATCTGCATCTATGGCGGTGGAGACAGGAGGGGTCAAATAGATCTGGTGAAAGGCGGCGTGGACATTGTGATAGCCACGCCAGGACGACTAAACGATCTACAAATGAATGAGCTCATCAGTCTTCACTCCATCACCTACTTG GTTCTGGACGAAGCAGACCGTATGCTCGACATGGGGTTCGAACCCCAGATTATGAAGATTCTGCTTGACATTCGTCCTGACCGACAAACGGTGATGACCAG TGCCACATGGCCCACCAGTGTGAGACGTCTGGCCAAATCCTACCTCAAAAATCCCATGATGGTGTATGTTGGCACCTTGGATTTGGCT GCTGTAGGCACTGTGCAGCAGACagtgctggttgtccatgaagaagataaaaagtcatacctGTTTGGCTTCATCAGAAACATGCTGCCCGAGGACAAAGTCCTAGTCTTTGTTGGCAAGAAGCTCAT ATGTGATGACCTGTCCAGTGACATGTGTCTACATGGTCTGGCTGTGCAAAGTCTCCATGGCGACCGTGAGCAGTGGGATCGGGAGGAGGCACTCAAGGACTTTAAAGAGG GTCGCGTTCGTATCCTGGTAGCAACAGACTTGGCATCCCGAGGGTTGGACGTCCACGACATCACGCATGTCTTCAACTTTGACTTTCCGCGTAACATTGAGGAGTATGTGCACCGCGTAGGCCGCACTGGACGAGCAGG ACGCTCTGGAGCTGCTGTTACCTTGGTAACAAGAGACAACTGGAGGATGGCACCTGAGCTGATTCCCATCCTGGAGCGGTCGGGGCAG GAGGTCCCAGTAGAACTGGTTCAAATGGCAGATAGATATGAGAAGCACAAGAGGGAGAAGGAGATGTACAGTCCGAGGGATGGAGGTGGTAGAGGACGAGGAGGCAGAGATGGAGGACGAGGTGGCAGAGACTGCAGCCATAATTGGGGATTGTAA
- the LOC129193645 gene encoding elongation factor 1-alpha 1, translated as MGKEKVHINIVVIGHVDSGKSTTTGHLIYKCGGIDKRTIEKFEKEAAEMGKGSFKYAWVLDKLKAERERGITIDISLWKFETTKYYVTIIDAPGHRDFIKNMITGTSQADCAVLIVAAGVGEFEAGISKNGQTREHALLAYTLGVKQLIVGINKMDSTEPNYSQKRYEEIVKEVSTYIKKIGYNPDTVPFVPISGWNGDNMLDASPNMQWFKGWKINRKDGNASGTTLLEALDAIQPPTRPTDKPLRLPLQDVYKIGGIGTVPVGRVETGILKPGMVVTFAPVNITTEVKSVEMHHEALSEALPGDNVGFNVKNVSVKDIRRGNVAGDSKTDPPQEAASFTAQVIILNHPGQISAGYAPVLDCHTAHIACKFAELKEKIDRRSGKKLEDNPKSLKSGDAAIVDMTPGKPMCVESFSEYPPLGRFAVRDMRQTVAVGVIKGVEKKASTTGKITKSAQKAQRNK; from the exons ATGGGAAAGGAGAAAGTCCACATCAACATTGTTGTGATCGGCCATGTGGACTCAGGAAAGTCCACTACCACGGGCCACCTCATCTACAAGTGTGGTGGCATCGACAAAAGGACCATAGAGAAGTTTGAAAAGGAAGCTGCTGAG ATGGGGAAGGGATCGTTTAAGTACGCCTGGGTGCTGGACAAATTAAAGGCAGAGCGGGAGCGTGGCATCACCATTGACATCTCTCTGTGGAAGTTTGAGACCACCAAGTATTATGTGACCATCATCGATGCTCCAGGCCACAGGGACTTCATCAAGAACATGATCACTGGGACCTCTCAG GCCGACTGTGCCGTGCTCATTGTGGCCGCCGGTGTCGGCGAGTTTGAGGCCGGTATTTCGAAGAACGGGCAGACACGTGAGCATGCCCTGTTGGCCTACACTCTGGGTGTGAAGCAACTCATTGTGGGCATCAACAAGATGGACTCCACTGAGCCAAACTACAGCCAGAAGCGCTACGAGGAAATTGTGAAGGAAGTTAGCACCTACATTAAGAAGATTGGCTACAATCCAGACACGGTTCCCTTTGTGCCCATCTCTGGCTGGAATGGTGACAACATGCTTGACGCCAGCCCCAAT ATGCAATGGTTTAAGGGGTGGAAGATCAATAGAAAGGATGGCAATGCATCGGGGACCACACTGCTGGAAGCTTTAGACGCGATTCAACCACCCACGCGGCCAACTGACAAACCTCTTCGTCTGCCCCTTCAGGATGTCTACAAGATTGGAG GTATTGGAACCGTGCCTGTAGGCCGCGTGGAAACAGGCATCCTAAAGCCTGGCATGGTAGTGACTTTTGCCCCTGTCAACATAACTACCGAGGTGAAATCAGTGGAGATGCACCATGAAGCCCTGTCCGAGGCCCTGCCTGGTGACAATGTGGGCTTCAACGTTAAAAACGTGTCAGTCAAGGACATCCGTCGTGGAAACGTGGCTGGCGACAGCAAGACCGATCCGCCGCAGGAAGCAGCCAGCTTCACTGCTCAG GTCATCATCCTGAACCACCCGGGCCAGATCAGTGCCGGCTATGCTCCTGTGCTGGACTGTCACACAGCTCACATCGCCTGCAAGTTTGCTGAGCTCAAGGAGAAGATTGACCGCCGCTCCGGCAAGAAATTGGAGGACAACCCCAAATCCCTGAAGTCCGGAGACGCTGCCATCGTGGACATGACTCCTGGCAAGCCCATGTGTGTTGAAAGCTTCTCTGAGTATCCTCCACTGG GTCGTTTCGCAGTGCGTGACATGCGCCAGACAGTGGCTGTGGGCGTCATCAAGGGTGTGGAGAAGAAGGCCTCCACCACTGGAAAAATCACCAAATCTGCCCAGAAGGCCCAGAGGAACAAATGA
- the slc17a5 gene encoding sialin isoform X2 — MARTRMERSSKRLFFIGDTRAKSRAASVYDWDTETQGWILGSFFYGYIFTQVPGGYLAGRFGSKWLLGFGILVTVVFTLLTPVVADLGASYLIGIRILEGIGEGVTFPAMYNMWAVWAPPTERSRLASIAYIGAQIGTVLSLPLSGEICFYFDWTYVFYIFGAVGLLWFVLWAGLVFESPNTHRWISEREKLYIVGALENELAPPSHRDIPWRAMLTSRPLLAIMVAHFSYNWTFYTLLTLLPTYMNDILGFSIQENGWLSALPYLGSAVTAFLSAQLSDYLQEKCFYSTVVVRKALTIVGMTGPAVFLVAAGNTGCNYILAIAFLTISSSLGGVSSSGFNINHLDIAPSYAGILLGITNTFATIPGMVGPVIARSLTTNNTIEEWQTVFYISAAINLIGATTYTLFGQGTVQPWAIQMPHRGE; from the exons ATGGCTCGGACACGGATGGAGAGGAGCAGCAAACGCCTCTTCTTCATCGGGGATACAAGAGCAAAGTCCAGAGCG GCCAGCGTGTACGACTGGGACACTGAGACGCAGGGCTGGATCCTAGGTTCTTTCTTCTACGGCTACATCTTCACGCAAGTCCCCGGAGGTTACCTGGCCGGTCGCTTTGGGTCTAAGTGGCTGTTGGGTTTTGGAATCCTGGTTACCGTCGTGTTCACGTTGCTCACTCCTGTGGTGGCCGACCTCGGTGCCAGTTACCTCATCGGCATCAGAATCCTGGAAGGGATCGGGGAG GGCGTCACTTTCCCCGCCATGTACAACATGTGGGCAGTGTGGGCGCCGCCCACGGAGAGGAGCCGTCTTGCCAGCattgcctacatcg GAGCCCAAATTGGGACGGTGTTGTCCCTCCCCCTGTCTGGTGAAATCTGCTTCTACTTTGACTGGACCTACGTCTTCTATATCTTTG gtgCTGTGGGCCTCTTGTGGTTTGTGCTGTGGGCTGGCCTGGTCTTTGAGAGTCCAAACACTCACCGGTGGATCTCGGAGCGAGAGAAACTCTACATCGTTGGCGCACTAGAGAACGAG CTGGCCCCCCCCTCACACAGAGACATCCCCTGGCGAGCCATGCTGACGTCTCGCCCGCTTCTGGCCATCATGGTGGCCCACTTCTCTTACAACTGGACCTTCTACACGCTCCTCACCCTGCTGCCGACCTACATGAACGACATACTGGGCTTCAGCATCCAGGAG AACGGCTGGTTGTCCGCGCTGCCTTACTTGGGCAGTGCTGTGACTGCCTTTCTGAGCGCTCAGCTGTCCGACTACCTGCAGGAAAAGTGCTTCTACTCTACTGTCGTAGTCAGGAAGGCCTTAACCATCGTCG gtATGACCGGCCCAGCTGTGTTCCTGGTGGCGGCCGGCAACACGGGCTGCAACTACATCTTGGCCATCGCCTTCCTCACCATCTCCTCCTCGCTGGGCGGAGTGTCATCCTCGGGCTTCAACATCAACCACCTTGACATCGCTCCCTC GTACGCCGGCATCCTGCTGGGCATCACCAACACCTTTGCCACCATTCCTGGCATGGTGGGACCGGTCATTGCAAGAAGCCTCACTACAAAC AATACCATAGAAGAATGGCAGACAGTCTTCTACATCTCTGCCGCCATCAACCTGATTGGAGCCACCACCTACACGCTCTTTGGACAGGGGACAGTGCAGCCCTGGGCCATCCAAATGCCCCACAGAGGAGAATAA
- the slc17a5 gene encoding sialin isoform X1 — MESHGSDTDGEEQQTPLLHRGYKSKVQSAPVCCSARCSLAFFCCYAFFVVYALRVNLSVAMVDMLNTNHQPNTNHSSSVCPPHISPARPKRNHSASVYDWDTETQGWILGSFFYGYIFTQVPGGYLAGRFGSKWLLGFGILVTVVFTLLTPVVADLGASYLIGIRILEGIGEGVTFPAMYNMWAVWAPPTERSRLASIAYIGAQIGTVLSLPLSGEICFYFDWTYVFYIFGAVGLLWFVLWAGLVFESPNTHRWISEREKLYIVGALENELAPPSHRDIPWRAMLTSRPLLAIMVAHFSYNWTFYTLLTLLPTYMNDILGFSIQENGWLSALPYLGSAVTAFLSAQLSDYLQEKCFYSTVVVRKALTIVGMTGPAVFLVAAGNTGCNYILAIAFLTISSSLGGVSSSGFNINHLDIAPSYAGILLGITNTFATIPGMVGPVIARSLTTNNTIEEWQTVFYISAAINLIGATTYTLFGQGTVQPWAIQMPHRGE; from the exons ATGGAGTCGCATGGCTCGGACACGGATGGAGAGGAGCAGCAAACGCCTCTTCTTCATCGGGGATACAAGAGCAAAGTCCAGAGCG CACCGGTTTGCTGCTCGGCCCGTTGCAGCCTGGCCTTTTTTTGCTGCTACGCCTTCTTTGTGGTCTACGCCTTGCGGGTCAACCTGAGCGTGGCCATGGTGGACATGCTCAACACCAACCACCAGCCCAACACCAACCACAGCAGCTCCGTGTGCCCCCCTCACATCAGCCCCGCACGGCCCAAACGCAACCACTCG GCCAGCGTGTACGACTGGGACACTGAGACGCAGGGCTGGATCCTAGGTTCTTTCTTCTACGGCTACATCTTCACGCAAGTCCCCGGAGGTTACCTGGCCGGTCGCTTTGGGTCTAAGTGGCTGTTGGGTTTTGGAATCCTGGTTACCGTCGTGTTCACGTTGCTCACTCCTGTGGTGGCCGACCTCGGTGCCAGTTACCTCATCGGCATCAGAATCCTGGAAGGGATCGGGGAG GGCGTCACTTTCCCCGCCATGTACAACATGTGGGCAGTGTGGGCGCCGCCCACGGAGAGGAGCCGTCTTGCCAGCattgcctacatcg GAGCCCAAATTGGGACGGTGTTGTCCCTCCCCCTGTCTGGTGAAATCTGCTTCTACTTTGACTGGACCTACGTCTTCTATATCTTTG gtgCTGTGGGCCTCTTGTGGTTTGTGCTGTGGGCTGGCCTGGTCTTTGAGAGTCCAAACACTCACCGGTGGATCTCGGAGCGAGAGAAACTCTACATCGTTGGCGCACTAGAGAACGAG CTGGCCCCCCCCTCACACAGAGACATCCCCTGGCGAGCCATGCTGACGTCTCGCCCGCTTCTGGCCATCATGGTGGCCCACTTCTCTTACAACTGGACCTTCTACACGCTCCTCACCCTGCTGCCGACCTACATGAACGACATACTGGGCTTCAGCATCCAGGAG AACGGCTGGTTGTCCGCGCTGCCTTACTTGGGCAGTGCTGTGACTGCCTTTCTGAGCGCTCAGCTGTCCGACTACCTGCAGGAAAAGTGCTTCTACTCTACTGTCGTAGTCAGGAAGGCCTTAACCATCGTCG gtATGACCGGCCCAGCTGTGTTCCTGGTGGCGGCCGGCAACACGGGCTGCAACTACATCTTGGCCATCGCCTTCCTCACCATCTCCTCCTCGCTGGGCGGAGTGTCATCCTCGGGCTTCAACATCAACCACCTTGACATCGCTCCCTC GTACGCCGGCATCCTGCTGGGCATCACCAACACCTTTGCCACCATTCCTGGCATGGTGGGACCGGTCATTGCAAGAAGCCTCACTACAAAC AATACCATAGAAGAATGGCAGACAGTCTTCTACATCTCTGCCGCCATCAACCTGATTGGAGCCACCACCTACACGCTCTTTGGACAGGGGACAGTGCAGCCCTGGGCCATCCAAATGCCCCACAGAGGAGAATAA